The proteins below are encoded in one region of Desulfovibrio sp. TomC:
- the murG gene encoding undecaprenyldiphospho-muramoylpentapeptide beta-N-acetylglucosaminyltransferase has product MSRIILTTGGTGGHIFPALAVAEALRRLEPDVDVLFMGGAGPEGELATKAGLSFIGLPAKGVFGRGLRALAAPFWMARAFGLAVSHIRSFAPDVVAGFGGYAGFIPVAAARIMGVPTAIHEQNSVPGVTNKVLGRVVDRIYVTYPDTSGAFPAKRTVRLGNPIRTGIAAAPAPAHPGTKHLLVLGGSQGARAVNDAVMAILPVLLDAGVKVRLQAGRADFNRVGALAADILAGRPHVDDGDGPAVVIENFIDDMAAAYSWADLVLARAGATTLAEVTAAGKPSLLIPFPFATHDHQSVNAAFLAKAGAAEVVAQSALPGFDLAGTLATLLSDPDRLAAMGRAATAEALPDAAERIAAALLGLAGKKGEPS; this is encoded by the coding sequence ATGAGCCGCATCATTTTGACAACCGGCGGCACCGGCGGCCACATCTTCCCGGCCTTGGCCGTGGCCGAGGCCTTGCGCCGTCTGGAACCCGACGTCGATGTGCTCTTCATGGGCGGGGCCGGACCGGAAGGGGAGCTGGCCACCAAGGCCGGGCTGTCCTTTATCGGGTTGCCGGCCAAGGGTGTTTTCGGACGCGGACTGCGGGCCTTGGCCGCGCCGTTTTGGATGGCCCGGGCTTTTGGCTTGGCCGTGTCCCATATCCGCAGCTTCGCCCCGGACGTGGTGGCCGGTTTTGGCGGCTATGCCGGGTTTATCCCGGTGGCCGCCGCCCGGATCATGGGCGTGCCCACGGCCATCCACGAGCAAAACAGCGTCCCGGGGGTGACCAACAAGGTGCTCGGCCGGGTGGTGGACCGCATCTACGTCACCTATCCCGACACTTCCGGCGCTTTTCCGGCCAAACGCACGGTGCGTCTGGGCAATCCCATCCGGACCGGCATCGCAGCAGCTCCGGCGCCAGCCCACCCCGGCACGAAGCATCTGCTCGTTCTGGGCGGCAGCCAGGGGGCGCGAGCCGTAAACGACGCCGTCATGGCTATTTTGCCAGTGCTTCTTGATGCCGGCGTCAAGGTGCGCCTGCAGGCCGGACGGGCCGATTTTAACCGCGTCGGCGCGCTGGCCGCCGACATCCTGGCCGGTCGTCCCCATGTCGACGACGGCGACGGGCCGGCCGTGGTCATTGAAAATTTCATCGATGATATGGCCGCCGCTTACAGCTGGGCCGATCTGGTCCTGGCCCGGGCCGGGGCCACCACCCTGGCCGAGGTGACGGCTGCCGGCAAACCGTCCTTGCTTATTCCGTTTCCGTTTGCCACCCACGACCACCAGTCGGTCAACGCCGCCTTTCTGGCCAAGGCCGGGGCGGCCGAGGTGGTGGCCCAAAGCGCCCTTCCCGGTTTCGATCTGGCCGGGACCCTGGCCACGCTTCTGTCCGATCCGGATCGTCTGGCCGCCATGGGCCGGGCGGCAACGGCCGAGGCTTTGCCCGACGCTGCCGAACGCATTGCCGCCGCCCTGCTCGGGCTGGCTGGAAAAAAGGGAGAACCGTCGTGA
- the ftsW gene encoding putative lipid II flippase FtsW, protein MSKLSVQTAESRKTGTFDFWLLGAAMLLAGLGLVMVFSSSGVMAERLNGNRYYFFERQALFALVSLVLMTICAWMPRKVLHGPVYLWLFAIIGLLVLTMVPPFSVKAGGARRWMHLGPISLQPMELAKVVLVMYLAYFFSQKQKLVRSFSVGFMPPIIVTGFLGLILLLQPDFGGAVFLGMLFFLMSLVGGTRLTYLAVSMLFGIGAMGLLIASSPYRFKRWFAFLDPFKDPQNVGYQLVQSFYAFGSGGVAGAGFGAGKQKLFYLPEAHNDFIMAVLGEELGFIGVSIVFICIGILLWRSFKVALAQDDLRDRFTAYGMGLVLGIGFLLNLAVVLGCVPPKGVAMPFLSYGGSNLLSCFLCVGILLNLSRSART, encoded by the coding sequence ATGAGCAAACTGAGCGTGCAGACGGCCGAGTCCAGAAAGACCGGCACCTTTGATTTCTGGCTGCTTGGAGCGGCCATGCTCCTGGCCGGCCTCGGACTGGTCATGGTTTTTTCCTCCAGCGGGGTCATGGCCGAGCGGTTAAACGGCAACCGCTATTATTTTTTCGAGCGCCAGGCCCTGTTTGCCCTGGTCAGCCTCGTGCTCATGACCATTTGCGCCTGGATGCCGCGCAAGGTCCTGCACGGCCCGGTTTACCTGTGGCTTTTCGCCATCATCGGTCTGCTCGTGCTGACCATGGTGCCGCCTTTTTCGGTCAAGGCCGGCGGCGCGCGGCGTTGGATGCATCTTGGCCCGATTTCGCTCCAGCCCATGGAACTGGCCAAGGTGGTCCTGGTCATGTACCTGGCCTATTTTTTCAGCCAGAAGCAGAAACTCGTGCGCTCGTTTTCCGTGGGCTTCATGCCGCCGATCATCGTCACCGGGTTTCTGGGCTTGATTTTGCTGTTGCAGCCTGATTTCGGCGGCGCGGTCTTTCTGGGCATGCTCTTCTTCCTCATGAGCCTGGTCGGCGGGACCCGGCTGACCTATCTGGCCGTGTCCATGTTGTTCGGCATCGGGGCCATGGGCTTGCTCATCGCCTCCTCGCCGTACCGGTTCAAACGCTGGTTCGCCTTTCTTGACCCCTTCAAGGACCCGCAAAACGTCGGCTACCAGCTGGTGCAGTCTTTTTACGCCTTTGGTTCCGGCGGCGTGGCCGGGGCCGGGTTCGGGGCGGGCAAACAGAAGCTCTTTTATCTCCCCGAGGCCCATAACGACTTCATTATGGCCGTCCTTGGCGAGGAACTCGGGTTCATCGGCGTTTCCATTGTCTTTATCTGCATCGGCATCCTCCTGTGGCGGTCCTTCAAGGTGGCCCTGGCCCAGGACGATCTACGCGACCGTTTCACCGCCTACGGCATGGGACTGGTCCTTGGCATCGGCTTTCTGCTCAACCTGGCTGTGGTGCTCGGCTGCGTGCCGCCCAAGGGCGTGGCCATGCCGTTTTTAAGCTACGGCGGCTCCAACCTGCTGTCCTGTTTCCTGTGCGTCGGAATCCTGCTCAATCTTTCCCGGAGCGCCAGGACATGA
- the murD gene encoding UDP-N-acetylmuramoyl-L-alanine--D-glutamate ligase yields MRDMLHPDQLRGHTAVVVGAGASGRSAARLLARLGASVRFLEKNAAAVSDDFRAEAAAAGYDLRTGEHGPADFAGADLVVLSPGIRAANLAPALAECPGVQVVSELELASWFTPEPIIAVTGSNGKTTTVMLISALLEAAGRRVFTGGNIGTPLSEHVLSNEPADVVVLEVSSFQLQLVRTFRPQVAVLLNFAANHLDWHADMDEYLTAKLNLFAAQRPEDTAIVSEELRPLLAGRPFTRAAVTWYDVASHFLCRRLAGVHNQRNMEAAYLACRSYGVDEALAREVFAGFVPAPHRLQIIGEKGGVLFVDDSKATTITAMEAALKSFDRPVRLLCGGVFKGGDLEALVPLLREKVSAVGLFGGSREVFEAAFTGVAPVFYEPTLKAAMVRLYADARPGDAILLSPGTSSFDLYPNYKARGRDFQDIFAELPARDAGLAGQGA; encoded by the coding sequence ATGCGCGATATGCTCCATCCCGATCAGCTGCGCGGCCATACGGCTGTTGTCGTCGGGGCCGGCGCGTCCGGCCGCTCGGCGGCCCGGTTGTTGGCCCGTCTGGGGGCGTCGGTGCGCTTTTTGGAGAAAAACGCCGCGGCCGTGTCGGACGATTTCCGAGCTGAGGCTGCCGCCGCCGGCTATGACCTGCGTACGGGCGAACATGGACCGGCGGATTTCGCCGGCGCGGATCTGGTCGTCCTTTCCCCGGGCATCCGGGCTGCCAATCTGGCCCCGGCCCTGGCCGAGTGTCCTGGCGTCCAGGTCGTCTCGGAACTGGAGCTGGCCTCCTGGTTCACCCCGGAACCGATCATTGCCGTGACCGGTTCCAACGGCAAGACCACCACCGTCATGCTCATCAGCGCCCTGTTGGAAGCAGCCGGCCGACGCGTCTTTACCGGCGGCAACATCGGCACGCCGCTCTCCGAGCACGTGCTGTCCAATGAGCCGGCCGACGTGGTGGTGCTTGAGGTCTCAAGCTTCCAGCTCCAGCTGGTCAGGACCTTTCGCCCGCAGGTGGCCGTGCTGCTCAATTTCGCCGCCAACCACCTCGACTGGCACGCCGACATGGACGAGTACCTGACGGCCAAGCTCAACCTGTTTGCCGCCCAGCGTCCCGAGGATACGGCCATCGTGTCCGAAGAGCTGCGTCCTCTCCTGGCCGGCCGGCCGTTCACCCGGGCCGCCGTCACCTGGTACGACGTCGCCTCCCATTTCCTGTGCCGCCGGCTGGCCGGGGTGCACAACCAGCGCAATATGGAAGCGGCCTATCTGGCCTGCCGGTCCTACGGCGTGGACGAGGCCCTGGCCCGCGAGGTCTTTGCCGGCTTTGTGCCCGCTCCCCATCGCCTGCAGATTATTGGCGAGAAGGGCGGGGTGCTCTTTGTCGACGACTCCAAGGCCACCACCATTACGGCCATGGAAGCGGCCCTTAAAAGCTTTGACCGGCCGGTGCGTCTCTTGTGCGGCGGCGTGTTCAAGGGCGGCGACCTGGAAGCCCTGGTCCCGCTGCTTCGGGAAAAAGTCTCGGCCGTCGGCCTGTTTGGCGGCAGCCGCGAGGTGTTTGAGGCCGCTTTTACCGGGGTGGCGCCGGTCTTTTACGAACCCACCCTCAAGGCCGCCATGGTCCGGCTCTACGCCGATGCCCGGCCCGGCGACGCCATCCTGCTTTCGCCGGGCACCTCAAGCTTTGACCTCTATCCTAATTATAAGGCCAGGGGACGGGATTTCCAGGACATTTTCGCAGAACTGCCGGCTCGTGACGCCGGCCTGGCAGGGCAGGGCGCATGA
- the murC gene encoding UDP-N-acetylmuramate--L-alanine ligase yields the protein MRTKVRKIHMIGIGGSGMSGIAEVLLNLGYEVSGSDLAMSQTVRRLGSLGAAIAIGHGRENLGDADVVVKSTAVTAENPEVVAARERGIPVIPRAEMLAELMRLRTGIAVAGTHGKTTTTSLLATIFTEAGYDPTVIIGGRLNAYGAGARLGQGEYLIAEADESDGSFLCLAPIASVVTNVDADHLDHYDGLEAIDEAFVAFLNGIPFYGVNVVCLDDPGVARLIPRINRPFMTYGFGEAARLRGRIIETGAVSRFEVFLDGTSLGELRLNHPGRHNVLNALGAIGLSLEAGIAFAVIAEALAKFGGVGRRFERKGEAGDVVVVDDYGHHPAEIKATLATARTVYPDRRLVVAFQPHRFSRTKALFGDFCTCFEVADQLLLTEIYPASEAPIPGVSGESLAQGIRQVSKTKVAYYPDFAAMEAALPDILQPGDLLLTLGAGSIWQVGTRYLEAGRGA from the coding sequence ATGCGCACCAAGGTCAGAAAGATTCATATGATCGGCATTGGCGGCTCGGGCATGAGCGGCATTGCCGAAGTCCTGTTAAACCTCGGCTACGAGGTGTCGGGTTCCGATTTGGCCATGAGCCAGACCGTGCGCCGCCTGGGCAGCCTGGGGGCGGCCATTGCCATTGGCCATGGCCGGGAAAATCTCGGCGACGCCGACGTCGTGGTCAAATCCACTGCGGTGACGGCTGAGAATCCCGAAGTGGTCGCGGCCCGGGAACGCGGCATTCCGGTCATTCCCCGGGCGGAAATGCTGGCCGAGCTGATGCGCCTTCGCACCGGCATCGCCGTGGCCGGCACCCACGGCAAGACCACCACCACCTCGCTTCTGGCCACCATTTTCACCGAGGCCGGTTACGATCCAACGGTCATTATCGGCGGCCGGCTCAATGCCTACGGGGCCGGGGCGCGGCTGGGCCAGGGCGAATACCTGATCGCCGAGGCCGATGAATCCGATGGATCGTTTCTTTGTCTGGCTCCCATCGCCTCGGTGGTGACCAACGTCGACGCCGACCATCTCGATCATTACGACGGGCTTGAAGCCATTGACGAAGCCTTTGTCGCCTTCCTAAACGGCATTCCGTTTTACGGCGTCAACGTGGTCTGTCTGGACGACCCGGGCGTGGCCCGCCTCATTCCTCGCATCAACCGCCCCTTTATGACTTACGGCTTTGGCGAGGCGGCCCGGCTTCGCGGCCGGATCATCGAGACCGGGGCAGTCAGCCGGTTCGAGGTCTTTCTGGACGGGACGAGCCTTGGCGAGCTGCGGCTCAACCATCCCGGCCGCCACAATGTCTTAAATGCCCTGGGGGCCATCGGCCTGTCGCTGGAAGCCGGCATCGCCTTTGCCGTCATTGCCGAGGCCCTGGCCAAATTCGGCGGCGTTGGGCGGCGGTTCGAGCGCAAGGGTGAGGCCGGGGATGTCGTTGTCGTCGATGATTACGGCCACCATCCGGCTGAAATCAAGGCCACCCTGGCCACGGCCAGGACGGTCTATCCCGACCGTCGGCTGGTCGTGGCCTTTCAGCCCCACCGGTTTTCGCGCACCAAGGCCCTTTTCGGCGATTTCTGCACCTGTTTCGAAGTCGCCGACCAGCTCCTGTTGACCGAAATCTATCCGGCCTCGGAAGCGCCCATCCCGGGGGTCAGCGGTGAGAGCCTGGCCCAGGGCATTCGGCAGGTGAGCAAGACCAAGGTGGCCTATTATCCTGATTTTGCCGCCATGGAAGCGGCCCTGCCGGATATATTGCAGCCCGGGGACCTGCTTTTGACCCTGGGAGCCGGCAGCATATGGCAGGTCGGCACGCGCTACCTCGAGGCAGGGCGTGGCGCTTGA